In one window of Tellurirhabdus rosea DNA:
- a CDS encoding DUF2027 domain-containing protein, with translation MNIGDKVRMLRGREEGVITRFLPGNQVEMEIEDGFRIPVMRSELVVVSPLEAARFSSGSTLEPPKPSSRPDIVANKGFYLAFMPQNDRDMAVHLVNNTDWELPFTVGEEQGTRFTGLQSGILKPRTHLKLNQLYMNEKFEQWPTFVVQAVWFRSGQASLRAPLLKRLKPRAQSFYKHKKLVPVLNQNGHLFQLDEENDRPVQADELRQQMLEPKAEPEKPVVVERPSAVVDLHIEKLLPQGPGKRPTAELLEIQLKAFETSLESAIASGMDEITFIHGVGNGVLRNELHKRLGRHPNVAFFQDAQKERFGYGATKVKLK, from the coding sequence ATGAATATTGGAGATAAAGTACGCATGCTGCGTGGCCGGGAAGAAGGCGTTATTACTCGGTTTCTGCCGGGCAACCAGGTCGAGATGGAAATTGAGGACGGCTTCCGGATTCCGGTGATGCGGTCGGAGCTGGTAGTGGTTTCCCCGCTGGAAGCCGCGCGGTTCAGCAGCGGATCAACCCTCGAACCCCCGAAGCCGTCGTCGCGGCCCGATATCGTTGCCAACAAGGGTTTTTATCTGGCTTTTATGCCGCAGAACGACCGGGATATGGCCGTGCATCTGGTCAACAATACCGACTGGGAACTGCCTTTTACGGTCGGCGAGGAGCAGGGCACCCGGTTTACGGGCCTGCAAAGCGGTATTCTGAAACCCCGGACGCACCTGAAGCTGAACCAGCTTTACATGAACGAAAAGTTTGAGCAGTGGCCCACGTTCGTCGTGCAGGCGGTCTGGTTCCGGTCGGGGCAGGCAAGCCTTCGCGCGCCGCTGCTGAAACGGCTCAAACCCCGGGCGCAGTCTTTTTACAAGCACAAAAAGCTGGTGCCGGTGCTCAACCAGAACGGACATTTATTCCAGCTGGACGAAGAGAACGACCGCCCCGTGCAGGCCGACGAGCTTCGCCAGCAGATGCTGGAGCCCAAAGCCGAGCCCGAAAAGCCCGTGGTCGTTGAGCGCCCGTCGGCCGTGGTGGACCTCCACATCGAAAAACTCCTGCCGCAGGGACCCGGCAAGCGGCCAACCGCCGAACTGCTGGAAATCCAGTTGAAGGCATTTGAAACGTCGCTGGAAAGCGCCATCGCCAGCGGCATGGACGAGATCACGTTTATTCACGGCGTGGGCAACGGCGTGCTGCGCAACGAACTGCACAAGCGCCTGGGCCGCCACCCGAACGTTGCCTTTTTTCAGGATGCTCAGAAAGAGCGGTTTGGTTATGGAGCCACGAAAGTTAAACTTAAGTAA
- a CDS encoding VWA domain-containing protein, producing the protein MRSELFFQSSPWWILVCLVAGAAYAFALYQRRPDWNKRLNYGLAALRFVAVSLICFLLVNPLVRSITTSTEKPKVVLAIDNSESMQVAGRDRLTGALSALEQVRSELSAEGIEVAVQTLGDSAVSENLSAITFNSRSTNLSELLNTIRSNYEGRNLTDVVLVSDGIVNQGVSPTFGRYNFAIHSVGLGDTIPKRDVLLKDAISNKIAYLGNQFPVQADVSSYGFQGKTATVVLRQNGREVGRQNVSFTRPETFQSVTFQAAASQKGVQHLVVEVIPQAGEYSPRNNRRDVYIDVIDGKEKILLLALSPHPDIKAIRSIIEKNENYELDIRILNAGVAEIPDKPYDLIILHQLPDVGNAGSGVVQRVLAKNTPVLFVVGNQSGLQNLNSLNPVMQISASGGQLDKVAGRFNADFQQINLDASKLAILERMPPVSVPFGDYQLKPASQVVLWQQVGTVRTTKPLLALNTTGQRKAAVLAGEGIWEWRLEEFAQTDKQEVVDEMLQKVMQLISVKEDRRKLRVYPTRNEFVTGEKVAFETEMYNDIYERLYNRPVRLEITNEKAVTRVFTYTPTESNGRFEVSTLPEGVYRFRATASLNGKTETATGEFFVRELQLEALNTTADHLLLRQLSQQTGGRFYNASSLASLRQDLQKQKPVSRLSSSEQLNELINLRWLFFLIVTLAALEWGFRKYLGGY; encoded by the coding sequence ATGCGCTCTGAACTCTTTTTCCAATCTTCACCCTGGTGGATTTTAGTTTGTCTGGTGGCCGGCGCGGCGTATGCGTTTGCTTTGTACCAACGTCGGCCCGACTGGAACAAACGGCTGAACTACGGACTGGCAGCCCTGCGCTTCGTGGCCGTGAGTCTGATCTGCTTTCTGCTGGTTAACCCGCTGGTCCGCAGCATCACCACCTCCACCGAGAAGCCAAAGGTCGTGCTGGCCATCGACAACTCCGAATCGATGCAGGTGGCCGGGCGCGACCGCCTGACCGGGGCGCTGAGCGCGTTGGAACAGGTGCGGAGTGAACTGAGCGCGGAGGGCATCGAAGTGGCCGTACAGACGCTGGGCGACAGCGCGGTTTCGGAAAATCTGAGCGCAATCACCTTTAATTCCCGCAGTACCAATCTGTCGGAACTGCTCAATACCATCCGGTCCAATTACGAAGGCCGCAACCTGACGGACGTGGTGCTCGTCTCCGACGGGATTGTCAACCAGGGCGTTTCGCCGACCTTCGGCCGGTATAATTTTGCGATTCACTCCGTCGGGCTGGGGGACACCATTCCCAAGCGCGACGTATTGCTGAAAGATGCCATTTCCAACAAGATTGCCTACCTCGGCAACCAGTTTCCGGTGCAGGCCGACGTATCCAGCTACGGCTTCCAGGGCAAAACGGCAACCGTGGTGCTGCGGCAGAACGGTCGGGAAGTGGGTCGCCAGAACGTGAGCTTCACCCGGCCGGAAACCTTCCAGTCTGTCACCTTCCAGGCGGCGGCCTCCCAGAAAGGCGTTCAGCATCTGGTGGTCGAGGTCATTCCGCAGGCGGGCGAATACTCCCCCCGGAACAACCGCCGGGACGTGTATATCGACGTCATCGACGGCAAGGAAAAAATTCTGCTGCTGGCCCTGAGTCCCCATCCGGATATCAAGGCGATTCGAAGCATCATTGAAAAAAACGAGAACTACGAACTCGACATCCGCATTCTGAACGCGGGCGTGGCCGAAATTCCCGACAAACCCTACGACCTGATTATCCTGCACCAGTTGCCCGATGTCGGCAATGCGGGGTCGGGAGTCGTCCAGCGGGTGCTGGCCAAAAATACGCCGGTGCTGTTTGTGGTGGGCAACCAGTCCGGGTTGCAGAACCTGAACAGCCTGAACCCGGTCATGCAGATTTCGGCCTCGGGTGGTCAGCTCGACAAGGTCGCCGGGCGTTTTAACGCCGATTTTCAGCAAATCAATCTCGACGCCAGCAAACTGGCCATTCTGGAGCGCATGCCGCCCGTTTCGGTGCCGTTCGGCGATTATCAGCTCAAACCGGCCAGTCAGGTGGTGCTGTGGCAGCAGGTGGGCACCGTCCGGACCACCAAGCCGCTGCTCGCCCTGAACACGACTGGCCAGCGCAAAGCGGCGGTTCTGGCCGGAGAAGGCATCTGGGAATGGCGGCTTGAAGAGTTTGCGCAAACCGATAAACAGGAAGTGGTGGACGAGATGCTGCAAAAAGTGATGCAGCTGATTTCGGTCAAGGAAGACCGCCGCAAATTGCGCGTGTACCCGACTCGGAATGAATTCGTAACGGGCGAGAAGGTGGCGTTCGAAACGGAGATGTACAACGATATCTACGAACGCCTCTACAACCGCCCCGTCCGCCTGGAAATCACGAACGAAAAGGCCGTAACGCGGGTCTTTACCTACACCCCGACCGAATCCAACGGCCGTTTTGAGGTGAGTACGCTGCCGGAAGGAGTTTACCGCTTCCGCGCCACGGCTTCGCTCAACGGCAAGACGGAAACGGCTACCGGTGAGTTTTTTGTGCGCGAACTACAGCTCGAAGCGCTCAACACCACGGCCGACCACCTGCTTCTGCGCCAGCTTTCGCAGCAGACCGGCGGCCGCTTCTACAACGCCTCCAGCCTCGCCAGTCTCAGGCAGGATTTGCAGAAACAGAAACCCGTTTCCCGGCTGAGCAGCAGCGAACAACTGAACGAACTCATCAACCTCCGCTGGCTGTTTTTCCTGATCGTTACCCTGGCCGCTCTGGAATGGGGATTCAGAAAATACCTGGGCGGATACTAA
- the fabG gene encoding 3-oxoacyl-[acyl-carrier-protein] reductase: protein MSLLQGKVALITGASRGIGRAIATRFAQEGADVAFTYLSSVEKGQALEAELQAFGIRAKGYRSDASDFAAAEDLAAQVVADFGKIDVLINNAGITRDGLLMRMSEQQWDEVITVNLKSVFNLTKAVIKPMMKAKAGSIVNLTSIVGIRGNAGQSNYAASKSGIIGFTKSVALELGSRNIRSNAIAPGFIETEMTGELAEKAVEEWKQTIPLKRGGQPEEVADAAIFLASDLSRYITGQVLQVDGGMLT from the coding sequence ATGAGTTTACTGCAAGGTAAAGTGGCGTTGATAACCGGAGCCTCGCGGGGCATTGGACGGGCCATTGCTACGCGTTTTGCGCAGGAAGGCGCCGACGTCGCTTTTACGTACCTGTCGAGCGTTGAAAAAGGTCAGGCCCTTGAGGCTGAACTGCAGGCTTTCGGAATTCGGGCCAAAGGCTACCGTTCCGATGCCTCGGATTTCGCCGCCGCCGAAGATTTAGCGGCCCAGGTTGTAGCCGATTTTGGTAAAATTGACGTTTTAATTAATAATGCCGGAATCACCCGCGACGGCCTGCTGATGCGCATGTCCGAACAGCAGTGGGACGAGGTCATTACGGTCAACCTGAAGTCGGTTTTCAACCTGACCAAGGCGGTTATCAAACCCATGATGAAAGCCAAAGCCGGTTCGATCGTGAACCTGACGTCGATTGTGGGCATCCGGGGCAATGCCGGGCAGTCCAACTACGCGGCGTCCAAATCGGGCATCATCGGCTTTACCAAATCAGTCGCGCTGGAACTTGGATCGCGGAACATTCGGTCGAATGCCATCGCGCCGGGCTTTATTGAGACGGAAATGACCGGCGAACTAGCCGAAAAAGCCGTTGAAGAATGGAAGCAGACCATCCCGCTCAAACGGGGCGGCCAACCGGAAGAAGTTGCCGACGCGGCCATCTTCCTCGCTTCCGACCTCTCCCGCTACATCACCGGCCAGGTGTTGCAGGTCGACGGGGGGATGTTAACGTAA
- a CDS encoding phosphatidylinositol-specific phospholipase C/glycerophosphodiester phosphodiesterase family protein produces MRNLCLLLPFLPFLCAAQQVHSHNDYEKPAPLTAALEARATSVEADVFLVDGKLMVAHARNEIRPGRTLDSLYLRPLTRLFDQHKDKVSPDRKYSLQLLVDVKDEAVPTLKKLEEVIAPMRTRFDRGINPMAVQLIISGNRPPVAAWIDYPPHLQFDGRPNEVYDAETLKHVALISDTFRNYSRWNGEGELPDRDKETLKRIIKRVHAYGKPIRFWATPDTPNAWKQLAKLGVDFINTDKVKECAEVVR; encoded by the coding sequence ATGCGAAACCTTTGCCTGCTTTTGCCGTTCCTGCCGTTCCTTTGCGCTGCCCAGCAGGTGCACTCCCATAACGACTATGAAAAACCTGCCCCGCTGACGGCCGCCTTGGAAGCCCGGGCCACTTCCGTGGAAGCAGACGTGTTTCTGGTCGATGGAAAATTGATGGTGGCCCACGCCCGCAACGAAATAAGGCCCGGCCGCACCCTCGATTCGCTGTACCTCCGGCCGCTCACCCGGCTGTTTGACCAGCATAAGGATAAAGTCAGTCCGGACCGAAAATACTCATTGCAATTATTGGTTGATGTGAAAGATGAGGCCGTGCCTACCCTGAAAAAACTGGAGGAGGTCATTGCCCCGATGCGGACCCGTTTCGACCGGGGCATCAACCCGATGGCCGTGCAGCTCATCATCAGCGGCAACCGCCCGCCCGTCGCGGCCTGGATCGATTACCCGCCGCATCTGCAATTCGACGGACGGCCCAACGAAGTGTATGATGCCGAAACCCTCAAACACGTGGCCCTCATCAGCGATACGTTCCGCAATTATTCGCGCTGGAACGGCGAAGGCGAGTTGCCCGACCGGGACAAGGAAACGCTGAAACGAATTATCAAACGGGTCCACGCTTACGGGAAGCCCATCCGTTTCTGGGCCACGCCCGACACGCCCAACGCCTGGAAGCAACTGGCCAAACTGGGCGTCGATTTCATCAATACCGACAAGGTGAAGGAGTGCGCGGAGGTGGTGCGGTGA
- a CDS encoding ATP-dependent Clp protease ATP-binding subunit has product MEAKFSNRVKEVISLSREEALRLGHDYIGTEHLLLGMIREGEGVAVGLLKKLGISLDELRLTIEQATKGTATNNVKNLANIPLTRQSEKVLKITYLEAKIFKSPLIGTEHLLLSILRDEDNVATQILNKYNVNYEVIKEMLEYQSSGTRPHMGPETDDDDDRGSMFGGGSSSSGKDPKGSEKSRTPVLDNFGRDLTKLAELGKLDPIVGREKEIERVAQILSRRKKNNPILIGEPGVGKTAIAEGLALRIVQKKVSRVLFGKRVVTLDLASLVAGTKYRGQFEERMKAVMNELEKSPEVILFIDELHTIVGAGGASGSLDASNMFKPALARGDIQCIGATTLDEYRQYIEKDGALARRFQVVMVDATSVEETIEILNNIKDKYEDHHHVNYTPEAVEAAVKLSERYISDRFLPDKAIDVLDEVGARVHISNISVPEDILKLEESIENIKKEKNQVVKSQKYEEAAQLRDKEKRLIDQLERAKQAWEEETKKKRYTVNEENVAEVVAMMTGIPTNRVATNEGAKLLNMGEELKGRVIGQDKAVEKLVKAIQRTRVGLKDPKKPIGSFIFLGPTGVGKTELAKVLATYLFDKEDALVRIDMSEYMEKFSVSRLVGAPPGYVGYEEGGQLTEKIRRKPYSVVLLDEIEKAHPDVFNILLQVLDDGILTDGLGRRVDFRNTIIIMTSNIGVRDLKDFGTGIGFATKAKSENQDDIMKSTIQNALRKAFSPEFLNRLDDVIVFNSLLREDIHKIIDLMLGKLLARVTSLGYNVELTEKAKDFLSEKGYDPQYGARPLSRAIQKYLEDPVAEEILKGDLKEGDVIMADYDDNGENLTISVRKPEPVTE; this is encoded by the coding sequence ATGGAAGCTAAATTTTCAAACCGAGTAAAAGAAGTCATCTCCCTCAGTCGGGAGGAGGCCCTGCGCCTGGGTCATGACTACATAGGCACAGAGCACCTGCTGCTGGGAATGATTCGGGAAGGTGAAGGGGTAGCCGTTGGGCTTTTGAAGAAATTGGGCATTTCATTAGATGAGCTGCGACTGACCATCGAACAGGCGACTAAAGGAACCGCAACCAACAACGTCAAGAATCTGGCTAACATCCCGCTGACCCGTCAGTCGGAAAAAGTGCTGAAGATAACGTATCTGGAAGCTAAGATTTTCAAGAGTCCGCTGATTGGGACAGAGCACCTGCTCCTGTCGATCCTGCGCGATGAAGATAACGTAGCCACGCAGATTCTCAACAAGTACAATGTGAACTACGAAGTCATTAAGGAGATGCTGGAATATCAATCGTCTGGAACCCGCCCGCACATGGGCCCCGAAACCGACGATGACGACGACCGCGGCAGCATGTTCGGCGGCGGAAGCTCATCGTCCGGAAAAGACCCGAAAGGCTCGGAGAAATCGCGTACCCCGGTACTCGACAACTTCGGCCGTGACCTGACCAAATTAGCCGAGCTGGGGAAACTGGACCCCATCGTCGGCCGTGAGAAAGAAATCGAGCGTGTGGCCCAGATCCTGAGCCGCCGTAAGAAGAATAACCCGATCCTGATCGGTGAGCCGGGCGTCGGTAAGACGGCCATCGCCGAGGGTCTGGCCCTGCGCATCGTTCAGAAGAAAGTATCGCGTGTGCTGTTCGGCAAGCGCGTCGTAACGCTGGACCTCGCTTCTCTGGTCGCCGGTACCAAATACCGCGGTCAGTTTGAAGAGCGTATGAAGGCCGTGATGAACGAGCTCGAAAAATCACCGGAAGTCATCCTGTTCATTGACGAGCTGCATACGATCGTCGGAGCCGGTGGCGCATCCGGATCACTCGACGCCTCAAACATGTTCAAGCCGGCCCTTGCCCGCGGCGACATTCAATGCATCGGGGCTACGACGCTGGACGAATACCGTCAGTACATCGAGAAGGACGGAGCACTTGCCCGCCGCTTCCAGGTGGTGATGGTCGACGCTACGTCTGTCGAGGAAACCATCGAAATCCTGAACAACATCAAAGATAAGTACGAGGATCACCACCACGTCAACTACACGCCGGAAGCCGTTGAGGCCGCCGTGAAACTGTCGGAGCGTTACATCTCTGACCGCTTCCTGCCCGACAAGGCTATCGACGTACTCGACGAAGTGGGTGCCCGCGTGCACATCTCCAACATCTCGGTTCCGGAAGATATTCTGAAGCTCGAAGAAAGCATCGAGAATATCAAGAAAGAAAAGAACCAGGTTGTCAAGAGCCAGAAATACGAAGAAGCCGCTCAGTTGCGCGACAAGGAAAAACGCCTGATCGACCAGCTCGAACGCGCCAAGCAGGCGTGGGAAGAAGAGACCAAGAAGAAGCGCTACACGGTTAACGAAGAAAACGTGGCCGAAGTCGTAGCGATGATGACAGGTATCCCGACCAATCGCGTGGCCACCAACGAAGGAGCCAAGCTCCTGAACATGGGCGAAGAGCTGAAAGGCCGGGTAATCGGACAGGACAAAGCCGTGGAGAAACTGGTGAAAGCCATCCAGCGGACCCGCGTCGGTCTGAAAGATCCGAAAAAGCCGATTGGTTCGTTCATCTTCCTCGGACCTACGGGCGTCGGGAAAACAGAGCTTGCCAAAGTACTGGCCACCTACCTCTTCGATAAGGAAGACGCGCTCGTGCGGATCGACATGTCGGAGTACATGGAGAAATTCAGCGTCAGCCGTCTGGTCGGCGCGCCTCCGGGCTATGTCGGTTACGAAGAAGGCGGTCAGCTGACGGAGAAAATCCGCCGCAAGCCGTACTCGGTCGTGCTGCTGGACGAAATCGAGAAAGCGCACCCGGATGTGTTCAACATCCTGCTGCAGGTCCTCGACGACGGTATCCTGACCGACGGTCTGGGTCGCCGCGTAGACTTCCGGAACACCATCATCATCATGACCTCCAACATCGGGGTGCGTGACCTGAAGGATTTCGGAACGGGCATTGGTTTCGCGACCAAAGCCAAGTCAGAGAACCAGGACGACATCATGAAGAGCACGATTCAGAATGCCCTGCGGAAAGCGTTCTCGCCGGAATTCCTGAACCGTCTGGACGATGTGATCGTGTTCAACTCGCTGCTGCGCGAAGACATCCACAAGATCATCGACCTCATGCTCGGCAAACTGCTGGCCCGCGTGACGAGCCTCGGCTACAATGTCGAACTGACGGAGAAGGCGAAAGACTTCCTGTCAGAGAAAGGCTACGACCCGCAGTACGGTGCCCGCCCGCTCAGCCGCGCCATCCAGAAATACCTCGAAGACCCCGTCGCCGAGGAAATCCTGAAAGGCGACCTGAAGGAAGGCGACGTGATCATGGCTGACTATGACGACAACGGTGAAAACCTGACGATTTCGGTGAGAAAACCGGAGCCGGTGACGGAATAA
- a CDS encoding WbqC family protein — protein MEKYQDGGADSEVLIELHYLPCLAYFTAIQPFDTIWLEAAENYQKQSYRNRCYVLTANGTERLTIPVLEGTHRQPVRDVGIDNRQPWGERQWRTIETAYRKAPFFEYYAPDLEAVLQKDHRRLFDLNQEMLTICLKWLGWKKKIKFTEVFEKEANEGVTDLRGWISPRGADKSGSVYQPFLYMQNFGTEFVPNLSIIDLFFCQGPLAKEILEASFRK, from the coding sequence TTGGAAAAGTACCAAGATGGGGGGGCAGACAGTGAGGTTCTGATTGAATTACACTACCTGCCGTGCCTGGCCTATTTCACTGCCATCCAGCCTTTTGATACCATTTGGCTGGAAGCCGCCGAAAACTACCAGAAGCAAAGTTACAGAAATCGCTGTTATGTACTGACGGCAAACGGAACGGAGCGGCTCACCATACCTGTGCTGGAGGGCACCCACAGACAACCCGTTCGGGACGTTGGCATCGACAACCGGCAGCCCTGGGGCGAACGGCAGTGGCGGACCATCGAAACGGCGTACCGAAAAGCTCCTTTTTTTGAATACTATGCACCGGACCTGGAGGCCGTTCTTCAAAAAGACCACCGCCGCCTGTTCGATCTGAATCAGGAAATGCTGACAATCTGTCTGAAATGGCTGGGTTGGAAGAAAAAGATAAAGTTTACAGAAGTATTTGAGAAAGAGGCGAATGAAGGAGTGACGGACCTGCGCGGGTGGATTTCGCCGCGAGGGGCTGACAAAAGTGGTAGTGTTTATCAGCCATTTTTGTACATGCAGAACTTTGGAACTGAATTTGTACCAAACCTCAGCATAATCGACCTTTTTTTCTGCCAGGGACCGCTTGCAAAAGAGATTTTAGAAGCCTCTTTCAGAAAGTGA
- a CDS encoding lysophospholipid acyltransferase family protein, which produces MGLLLFRLLSRLPFPVLHGLSDILYFLLAYGIRYRRRVIQTNLAQAFPEKTPAERQAILSGFYRNFADLIVETLKLPDLTADDLRSRTLFTNPEAVRPYLSAGKPVLIMASHQCNWEWAPSAAVLNGFPADAVYKTLENPFFENVVRQIRATFGAKPVPMQHLLRDVVTRRNEPRLIALVADQMPDVPELAYWTSFLHQETPFYTGSERLARRYNLPVFFIEMQRTRRSHYELTFHQLAEPPYTDLPEGGLIDRYRDVLEYTIRKAPSDWLWSHKRWKHQKEKYEKLMGKISRK; this is translated from the coding sequence ATGGGTTTATTGCTTTTTCGGCTTCTTTCCCGGCTTCCATTCCCTGTTCTGCACGGTTTAAGCGACATCTTGTACTTTTTGTTGGCCTACGGAATCCGCTACCGCCGTCGGGTAATCCAAACCAATCTGGCTCAGGCTTTTCCGGAGAAAACCCCGGCCGAACGGCAGGCGATCCTCTCCGGCTTTTACCGGAACTTCGCCGACCTGATCGTCGAAACGCTCAAGCTTCCAGACCTCACCGCCGACGACCTCCGAAGCCGGACCCTGTTCACCAATCCCGAAGCCGTGCGTCCCTACCTGAGCGCCGGAAAGCCGGTCCTGATCATGGCCTCCCACCAGTGCAACTGGGAGTGGGCGCCCTCGGCGGCGGTTCTCAACGGCTTTCCGGCCGACGCCGTTTACAAAACATTGGAAAACCCCTTTTTCGAAAACGTCGTCCGCCAGATCCGCGCCACGTTCGGGGCCAAGCCCGTACCGATGCAGCACCTGCTCCGCGATGTGGTTACCCGGCGCAACGAACCCCGGCTGATTGCGCTCGTGGCCGACCAGATGCCCGATGTTCCCGAACTGGCCTACTGGACGTCGTTTCTCCACCAGGAAACACCTTTTTACACCGGCAGCGAACGACTGGCCCGCCGCTACAACCTGCCTGTTTTCTTCATCGAAATGCAGCGCACCCGCCGAAGCCACTACGAACTGACGTTTCACCAGCTCGCCGAACCGCCATACACGGACCTGCCCGAAGGCGGCCTGATCGACCGCTACCGCGATGTACTGGAATATACGATCCGGAAGGCCCCTTCGGATTGGCTGTGGTCCCACAAAAGATGGAAACACCAGAAAGAAAAGTACGAGAAGCTGATGGGGAAGATTAGTCGGAAGTGA